The Citrus sinensis cultivar Valencia sweet orange chromosome 4, DVS_A1.0, whole genome shotgun sequence DNA segment CTTTTGTTGGTTTAAACCAGAATGTGAAGGGTGGTCTAGATGAGCGTCCTCAAGGTAAGAAGCACAAGGCCAAGGTAGCAAGACTAAGAGATAGGAAAATGTGCAGTAACTCCACTTCTTCTACGTCAAAAAAATCTACAGAAAGCACAGGTGTTGCTGGCCAAAAAAGGAAGACTAAAGTACAAGAGGAATCAGTTAAAGCTACTGAAAGTGTTGTCGGTTTAAACCAGAATGTGAAGGGTGGTCTAGATGAGCGTCCTCAAGGTAAGAAGCACAAGGCCAAGGTAGCAAGACTACTTagagataataaaatgtgCTCTAACTCCACTTCTTCTACGTCCAAAAAATCTACGGAAAGCAGAGGTGGTGCTGGCCAAAAAATGAAGACTAAAGTACAAGAGGAATCAGCTAAAGCTACTAAAACTGTTGTCGGTTCAAACCAGAAAGTGAAGGGTGGTCTAGATGAGCATCTTCAAGGTAAGAAGCACAAGGCCAAGGAAGAAGAATTACTTGGAGCTCAGAAGTGGACAAAAAAATCTACAGAAAGCAGAGATATTGCCGGCCAAGAAATGAAGACTAAAGTGGAAGAGAAATCCGTTAAAGCTAATAAAACTGTTGTTGGTTCAGACCAGAAAGGGGAGGGTGGTCAAGCCCAGCAGGTTAAGCTTTATCCCAATCTTTGTGGATCAAAGCAGGAAGCTGCCACACTACCAGCAGATTCTGGAAAGCCCTGTTCAACGGGTTCAAAGAAACCCATGCATTGGAGTTGTGCCCTCTGTCAGGTCAGTTCTACTAGCAAGAGAAATCTAGATGAGCATCTTCGTGGCAAGAAGCACAAGGCCAAGGAAGAAGAACTGCTTGGAGATCAgaagtggaaaaaaaaatctagagaAAGCAGAGATATTACTGGCCAAGAAATAAAGACTAAAGTAGAAGAGGAATCCGTTAAAGCTAATAAAACTGTTGTTGGTTCGGACCAGAAAGGAGAGGGTGGTCAAGCCCAGCAGGTTAAGCCCTATCCCAATCTTTGTGGATCAAATCAGGAAGCTGCCACGCTACCAGCAGATTCTGGAAAGCCCTGTTCAACGGGTTCAAAGAAACCCATGCATTGGAGTTGTGCCCTCTGTCGGGTCAGTTCTACTAGCAAGAGAGATCTAGATGAGCATCTTCGTGGTAAGAAGCACGAGGCCAAGGAAGAAGAACTGCTTGGAGGTCAGAAGTGGACAAAAAAATCTACAGAAAGCATAGATAGTGCTGGCCAAGAAATGAAGACTAAAGTAGAAGAGGAATCTGTTAAAGCTAACAAAACTGTTGTTGGTTCGGACCAGAAAGGAGAGGGTGGTCAAGCCCAGCAGGTTAAGCCCTATCCCAATCTTTGTGGATCAAAGCAGGAAGCTGCCACACTACCAGCAGATTCTGGAAAGCCCTGTTCAACGGGTTCAAAGAAACCCATGCATTGGAGTTGTGCCCTCTGTCAGGTCAGTTCTACTAGCAAGAGAGATCTAGATGAGCATCTTCGTGGTAAGAAGCACAAGGCCAAGGAAGAAGAACTACTTGGAGCTCAGAAGTGGACAAAAAAATCTACAGAAAGCAGAGATATTGCTGGCCAAGAAATGAAGACTAAAGTGGAAGAGAAATCCGTTAAAGCtaataaaattgttgttgGTTCGGACCAGAAAGGGGAGGGTGGTCAAGCCCAGCAGGTTAAGCCCTATCCCAATCTTTGTGGATCAAAGCAGGAAGCTACCACATTACCAGCAGATTCTGGAAAGCCCTGTTCAACGGGTTCAAAGAAACCCATGCATTGGAGTTGTGCCCTCTGTCAGGTCAGTTCTACTAGCAAGAGAAATCTAGATGAGCATCTTCGTGGTAAGAAGCACAAGGCCAAGGAAGAAGGACTAGAAAGGGAGAAGAAACACATGGCTCGGTCTAATGAAtctaagaaaaatgatgaagCCGTCTCCCTCACCACCAGCACAACAATTGTGACACCATTAGAGCCTACTGAGAaggttgaagatgaagatgtagTGGCCAAAGAATCAAATGAAGAAACAGTGGAcggtgttattgagaatgctGAAGATGAAGAGGTGGTGGTCTATAGAGGAAGACAAAGTGGGCCTGACGCAGCAGACTCCTTGTTATGCTGAAGGTAAATCTGTAACTTTATTTTGCCCTTTCACTTCATTTTGAATGTCTTAAACCAGCTGCACCTCACTTTATCATTTGAAAACTCGGaaatcacaataataaattaagttaattctTCCATCTCTTTGTATATGGATTTGAAGGAACCAATTGATGAAGCCTATAAATTCAAGCAACAATAGTGTAATGGGGATCATTCGCTGTTCTCTACTATCCAGTCTTGGTAAACAGCTCAAAAAATGAAGTGGAGATACTATTAGATCTACTCTCTATGAAAGTGCTTCAGACATGCATGTTTGTCACTACGATGCTGTCATAGTCTCATAGAGCTGATTCTTCACAATTCAGATATTCACTCAtgaattctttgaaatttagaGCTTTTCTCCATAGCTACCTCATTAGAAAACAAGTCATGACATAAGACTTATCGACTCAAAGCAGAATTTTCTAGATCAGGACCTAACATCAGTTTATCTTGTGCTGGCAGGTAGTTGATTGGATATCACTATCCCCAACTTGTGCAGAAGCTTCCTGACCTTTGTATGTCATCAGCAGTGGGTGCTGGATGTTTGATCAGATCGGCTAAATTATGAACTTATTGTGTATATTTGTGTCAATATGTACAAAGGAAGGGGGtaaaaaactaatatattaaataacacGGCATAAAAAACCTCCTCCTAAACAAAATATGTAtctattttgtaaaatgagtTAATAATTAGTATGAGAATTTACTCTTTCAACTCGTAGAGATACAACCTTAATATGCTGGTTAATTCAGCTCATTGAGAGCGAGACAATTAGacaaacattatttttgtcaGAGAGAACTGCAAAAGTACTAGCTTTACCAGAGAGATTAATGTTGCCGTTTGCACTTTGCAGGAACATTTGTTTAGTTGCAACTCAATATTGGTTGCGAACGCAAGCATGAAAATGCTACCGTTGAAACAAGATAGATATCCTGCCTAATCATTTGATCTACCAGAGGTGAGAGGCGTGTGTCCAGCAAATCAATCAGCTTTATATTTGTATCCAATGATGAAGATGACAATGAGAGGAGCTCTCCTGCATGCTTTCCCACTAGTGCTTCTAGTGCCACTACCTTAAAGTTACAAACATCACATTTCTCTGTCACAACCATAGTGTAGGCAAGTTCTTTATTAGGGTTGGTAATAAACTCCGAATTCACCTCGAATCCGCAAAGATCCAGAAGATCCAGATCTGGAAAAATCTAAATCCACATGTTAAAAAATACGGATCCATATCTTAAAAATCAAGATCCGTGCGGATTGCATCCAGAAAATCAGATATCTGGATCcgcattattttataattaaattatttatttaattaaatttcaattgaaaaatatataaattaaattatttatttaaatgtataagCATAATTAACTCTCTAATCTTCATTAactatgaaaaatatgtttaaaaactaataataacaataataattagagaatattataataaatcgatttaccttaatttttttttaattttttatgtttgattcaTGTTGTGAAGTTATTGTTTGTGAATTTATGGTGTtgttatatgttatttatgttgaattgatgttaaattgttgattgttaaatcgtaattgaattttatttaatattattatgtaaattattaaatttaaaattatatttaaatttattatgcGGATCCGGATATCCGGAATATCTGTTTGTAATCCATGCGGATATTATCCGTATTCAGATCCGCAAATTTTTTTGCGGATCcgaatgtcaaaattttaatctgGATCTGAATTTTACCATCCCCATTCTatatgaaaacaaaagcatTTATTAGTAATgtttttttaagtaataacAAGAtcaatttgtttatatttttgagCTTCCGCAACAACTTATGACAGAGAAACTTATCTTATTAGTTAGAGGGAAAATGATATATACAATTCTTAAATTCAGGAAAATGGTCAAAAACACCTCTAAGTTTTCAAAAAGGGGtattagaatttcttttttattataataccTTTTACCTATATtatcctaaaaaaattaactctaatatttcataataaacataaatataacattaaaataaacataataatatatacattttaatatttgaaaaatattttaatattttacaatctataagacatattttattatattaaagtaaatttgataataaattggaatcataatattaaaataaatatattaaaatttaaattatcttcaatattatgtaaaataataattttaacattattagcatgtcaaattttttttaaattgtaaaatgtatttaatgcaaatatttatttaaaatctctacaataaaatatactattaaaataaatataataatttacatatttaaatttattaaaatattttaatattttaatattgccAGTCCACTGAATAGATTATAttctttatataatattttatatttgtattaattaaaaattttaaagtctaTTTCATTGAGATAATAGAGATAAAGGGTATAATGGTTATAAAAGGGGGTCCTAGTATCTCTTTTTGAAAACTTGAGGTGTTGATGactattttatcaaatttttgggGTTTAGATGTTCTTTTTCGTTAGTTATAACGGATATCGAGAGTAGGGGCGGAGGGTGCTTATGACTAGAGTGAGCCATGTCGCctatagattttaaattttattttttgaaatttcaaggaaatattagaaattaggtataaaaatatgatttggCCCTAAcacaattaatttgtaaactTTATATATTGGATGaaactgtaattttatgtttttccaAATAAAGTCAAAGTGACCCAATTGTTGATCTTTATTTtgctaatgatttttttattccaaCAAAATAGGAAACAactttttaaaagtttgataTGAGCTTTGCTTTGTTTattgcattttcattttatttttttttacttgtaacAATAGCTGCAATTATCaatcaaaattccaaaatcaaATTACTATGGTTACAAGCAAAAATCTTAAGTTCCCTACAACTACACCacagttataaatttttaaaaaaatcaaaaatcaatcatctatttatttaaagttttaactTGGCCCCCCAAGATTTAGTCCAAGGTCCACCCCTGatttaaagtatttaaaaatgCTATGAGAATTTCGTTTACCTGGCCCTGCTGTCCAtctttatgataaaaaaattctacaaAAACTTGGACAGTTGGTGGGGACGATGATCAAAATTGATGCGAATACAACATCCTCTATGCGAGAATGTTTTGCTCGAATTGCAGTGACCATCTCTTTGGCCAAGCCTTTAGTGTCTCAGTTTGAGTTGGATGGGAAGGTGCAGAAGGTGGAATATGAGGGGCTGCCAGTGATCTGTTTTATGTGTGGAAGGTATGGACACAGTAGCAATATTTGCAAGGCAGCCGATATAGCAAATGATGCTGAAAAGGCTTCCCAGCCTGCTATGCAGCGTCAGACAGCCCCCGCTCATCAGGATGGTGGCTGTCACGATGCTAGTACTATTGAACCTTTTGGCCCCTGGATGATTGCTACgagaaaaggaagaaaaactaataatggCAAGGAGAATAGCAGTGAGCCAAATCGAAATCGTGAGCCTTTTGGGGCTAACACTACAAGGTTCCACATTCTAGCTCAGGTCCCAGAGGAGCGTGAGGAGCCTGCCCCTGCAATGTTTCCAGACATCCCTTCCACTTCACGACAACCAACCTTGCCTATTCTAAATCCTACTTTTGCCGCCTATAAAGAGACCATAATAAGGACCTCAACAAGAAGCAAGCTTCATAATAAGGCTGCTGGTACAAAAACTCAGAATCGGAGACCACCAACCCCAATGAATCCAATCCAAAACCCTTTCCCGTCGAGCGCTCTAAATATGAGAGAGAAGGAGGTGAACTTCCTATCCCATGCAAACCCTAATTCTAACCCTTTTGTTACTTCACCGACAGCACCTAGTAACCACCAAGTCTCCCATCTTGCTACCACTTTAGACCTAACGAGGCATACTGTGGTCTTTTGCTCGCCACAAACCTCGCCCCCGGGGATTGTAAGAGATGAGGGCATGGAGTATAGAACTCGGCAAGAACCGGACCCTTAGCATATGGATGACCCGCCAGATGTTCATACCACACCATGTGTAAATGAAGTTGCGACTGCCCAAACACAACCAGTACAGCCCTTGAGTAGTGTTGAAGCGGCTGGAATGTCTAATGATGAAGACTCGATGGTCCAAGAAACGCTTATGGCGTCGATGGATGATATTAATGGTCAGCAATACTAAGGTTTCTGTCAtcttttaatgttatttgttAAGATGTCAATAAGCATAATGTACTGGAACGTTCAAGGGGCGGCCTCGTCTAATTTTCGCCGTGCTTTTAGGAATATTGTTAACAATTATAAGCCTTCGTTGGTAGTTTTGATTAGGGATGGCAGTTTTTTCCGGACCCGGACGAACCCGGACAATCCGGTCCGGGTTTAACCCGTATCGGAGTACGATAAAATCCAGATCcgaaattatttttctgaaCCCGGATATATCCGGGTCCGGATGCGGGTTTGAGTTAACCCGTATATCtggaacccggacccggatatattatttttattattttttattatatttaatataaatagtaaCATTagaaaaacacacacacaacacaCAACACACAACACACAAGTGCCCTAATTTCACTCGTATATCGCAGCCACCGTAGCCCAAAATCAGAGCcaaccattttctttctcttcaaatCGTCTCCTCATCAACTCAAATCATTGTTCTTCGCTACCGTCACAGCtcttttcatcatcatcatcatcgttaGTTGCCGTATTTCAAGGGAAGACGAACCTTCATCAGCTTGTGGAGAAAACAGCACTGATACGGAAATTGAACTGATTTGCAAAATTGCCAGCAAAACTACTCAGACTgggaaagaaatgaaagagTTATACTTTCTTCCTCACGTGTTGTTTTATGTGTTTCTCCTGCTGGAAAACTTTTCCTACTTCAAAAGCTTTTGCAATTACTCATTTTtctgactttttttttctttttggatggCTTTTTTCTGACTTCGAATAAGTATGTGATTGACCAACATGatggatttttaattttatgagtcTTTATATCACGTTAATCCTTAAATTTTCTGGTTCATGTGATGggataaaacttttttttttctttttcagacTGCTCTTATTGATCCAGGTTCAAAACCCAGAATTCAGAAACCCGGATTTTTCGGGTTtaacccggaccggacccggatGCAAGAAAACCGGGTTAACATCCGCGTCCGGTGTAATGAAAACGGTATCCGGGTCCAGAATCGGGAAGgccaaacccggacccggacccggcttttgccatccctagttttGATAGAACCTCGCATCAATGGGAGTAAAGTCGATGAgttcattaaaaaaagtgGGTTTGACAATTCACATCGTGTGGAGCCAGTGGGGTTCTCTAGAGGAATTTGGCTGCTTTAGCAGAATGTTATAGAGGTGGAGGTGTTGATAAACCATCGGCAATTTATTCACTTTCGGATTAGCATGAATAAGGGTTTTGTGTCTTGGACAACGGCTGTTTACGATAGCCCAAATCCAATGCTACGAAGACAGCTGTGGAAGCATCTAGATAACCTTGCTCTTTCAATTCAAGGACCTTGGCTGATTGGTGGGGATTTGAATTCGATATTGTACGCTTCTGAAAAACAGGGGGGAGCTACAGGGCAGTCAGGAGTTTGTGGCTTGTTCCGGCAGTGGTTTGATGGTAATCAACTTTTCAACTTAAAGTTCAAAGGCCCACGGTTTACTTGGTCTCGtggatttcttttcaaaagattAGATAGAGCTCTTTGCAATAATGAGTGGCTATTAAAGTTTGCGGATAACTCAGTTCTCCATCTTCCGAAGGTTGCTTCAGATCATCGACCGGTGCTAGTTCGGTTTGAGAGAGCTGAATGTCGACAGCAAGGTAATAGGCCCTTTCGGTTCTTGGCTTCTTGGCTAACTCATgatcattttaataattttgttaagcAGACGTGGGACCCTAAATCTTACTATAGCGACGCTGCATCTCTTTTTGTCAAGAAGGTTCAAGTTTGGAATCGAGAGGTTTTTGGGAATATTTTTCAGCGGAAACGTCGATTAATGGCTCGGGTTATCGGGATTCAAGCAGCCTTGGAGAATTATAGTTCGAGAGGGTTAATGCGCCTAGAGGCCAATTTGCGGAAAGAATTGGAGATGGTGATGGGGCATGAGGATATTTTTTTGTGGCAAAAATCAAGAAACGACTGGATTATGCATGGGGACAGAAATACCAGGTTCTTTCACCAAAAAACTATTGTTCGCAGGAGGCGAAATAGAATTAAAGCCATCCAGGATAATTCGGGTAATTGGTTGTACAATGAGGAAGAAATCCGAAATTGCAGTGGGGTATTTCTCTTCATTATTCACAAGTGAGGCTGAAAGTTCTCAAGTTTACCATGTTCTGAATTATTTCTCGGTTTGGATGCTCATGATACCGACTGTGTCACCAACCCTGTTTTGGAAATAGAAATCAAGAATGTTGTCTTTAGTATGAAACCGCTAAAGGCCCCAGGTATGGATGGTTtgcatgttattttttatcaatctCAATGGCCAGTTGTTGGGCCTTCTTTATGTAAGTTTATCGGTGACATTTTTAATTCTGGCAAGCTTCCTCAAGAGGTTAATACTACCCTGTTGGTATTGACCCCTAAAGTGGAGCATCCtactaatttaaaaatgttcAGACCTATCAGCCTATGTACAGTCGCTTATAAAACAGTGACTAAAATAATAGCTAACCGCCTGCAAGCTGTGCTGCCTAAAATTATAGGACCCTATTAGACAAGTGTTGTTCCTGGCCGTCATATTATAGACAATATTGTTGTTGCTCAGGAAGTGGTACATACTATGCAACGAAAAACTGGTAAGAGAGGGCTTATGGTTATCAAGGTGGATCTTGAGAAGGCGTATGATCGACTTAATTGGTCTTTTATCTTTGATACTCTCAAGCTAACTGGAATTTCGATTCATTTATCTAGGATCATCATGGAATGTATAACTACAGCTAAAATGAGTGTTCTGTGGAACAGAGAGATTACTGAGGAATTTTCTCCGGGGCGAGGAATCCGACAGGGCGATCCCCTGTCTCCCTATATTTTTGTTCTCTGCATTGAGCGTTTGAGCCATGGTATTTCCCAAGCAATAATGGAGGGCAGTTGGAAACCAATCTGTTTGACCAAACAGGGAACTCCACTAACCCATCTTTTTTGCTGAcgatttacttttatttgcaGAAGCCTCGATTGATCAAGCCTATATCATTGACACAGTTTTGGAGAATTATTGTCTGAAATCCGAAGCTAAGGTGAATAAGTCAAAAACCAAagtttttttctctaaaaatgTGCTAGCTAGAGATGCCCAGCTTATTGGTGATGCCTTGGGGTTTTCGGCTACGAAGGATTTGGGTTGTTATCTTGGAATGCCTTTAATTCATTCTCGGGTGAACAAAGCCACTTACCAATCAATTCTAGATAAGGTGGACATGCGGCTTACTGGTTGGAATGCGGCTTATTTAACCTTTGCTGGAAGAGTTACTTCGGCTCGTTTATCCTTCATGCTTTGAGAGACTGCCATTGTATTAAACGAGATTGGTTTAGTCTTGTTCCAGAGGGTGAGCATTCCTCCTTTTTTCACGATAATTTACATAAATTGATAATGGTTAACCTCCAGAATAAGAGAAGGTTCATGAACCAGATCCCTTGGGAGTGTGTTTTCGGTGTGGCTGTTTGGAGATTATGGTTCTGGAGAAACCATTTCATGGTAGAAGGGAAGTTGGTGGATAACTCAACAATTAATATGGATATTATGGCTAGAGCAAATGAAATTCATAGAGTGAATAAGTCTCACATGAGTCAGCAACCGAGGAGAAAAGAGATGTTTATCGACTGGCAACCTCCCCCATGGCCTTGGTGCAAATTAAATATGGATGGATCTTGTAGAAATTTTGGGGAAGCAGGGGCTGTTGGGTGTTATTCGTGATTCTGTTGGGCACTGGATTTCTGGATTTTGTATGAATATTGGGGAGTGCTCGGTGCTTATGGCTGAGCTATGGGGTCTTTACCAAGGCTTAGTCCTAGTGTGGGATGCTGGTATAAAATGCCTTTTGGTGGAAGTGGACAGTCTTTGTGTTTCACAGATGATCTCTAAGCAGGTGGTCGTGCCTAATGCTTTCTATGCTATAGTGGTTGCTGTCCGGGATCTTTTAACCAGAAATTGGCAAATTTCTATCACACACATCTTTCGTGAAGCGAACTCAGCTGCGGATTTCATGGCTAACCAGGTTCATTCAGTTCCTCATGGATTGCATCTATTTACAAGCCCGCCTGTGggtatttattcaattatgcTGCAAGACATGTTTGGGGTTACTCAACCCCGTTTTGTTCGAATTTAGCTCGTTCTTTTGCACcccttttaataaaaaaaaatgctatgaGAATGAAAACGATTTCGCCTGCCTGAAGCTGAAGGATTTAATTCATTGCATCACTATTTACAGTGCAGATTGTGTTGCTGATACATCAAGAAAACCTAGGATCAAGGGTCCTGATTTATTCTCTCACttcattacaattttttttcgtATGTAACAAAATCATAGCCGTTATCTACAATTATTCTATATCTTTCTAGGTTTCTCTCATGTGTTAACTTTTCACCGTAGCCCTCTGATTAAAACCTTAACTTGATAATCAAATCTGGAGCTGCTGCCGATGTAttgtacaatattaaaaaattaacaagttCTTTGTCAGgcattttatcaaacacatgAATGTATCCTCAAACACCTTTTAACTTAACTAACAATATAGCAAAGACAAATGATGAGACCGAACAATTGACAAATCAACCATGGTGCAAACAAGTTctgtaggaaaaaaaattgagtaatgttaaataataatgaataataatatttttaatcaattataagtattgacatgattatttatttaacatcaaacatatataaaaacgTATTTACGGTCAGCTAAGCTACGCTAAAAAAGGGCGGGTTTAGTTTCATCTAAGGTATCACTTATATTAAATCATTAGAGAGAAattagcttaattaattacctgCCAACCCCAGCCATTTAATGTTTCATCAGAAAAAAATTCACCAAGAATATGGCaagatttttttccctcttgaAGCTACGATTCCTGAGAATATCCAGGCGAGGGTATCTGTGCCTTGTGAAGCTCCATCTATACCATTACAAACTTGATTTACTGGATATTTCAGAGGCATATCATATTGAGCTGCTACAGTTTACATGTTTTCTAAATAATTCTTCAATTTCGAAACATTCTTCGAAGGCCAGTCGAAATTTTAAGTTCATTCAATAGATAAAACTCCACAGGAAAGTTCTTCTCCAGTATAGATATCTGCATGTTACAAAATCCTGAATCTAAATACTGTTGTCCGAATTTTACAAGACATAAATTAGAATCAGAAATAACGTTTGCACTAAAACCCGTACACGAATGAGTAAATCTCAACTGAACGAGAATTCATTAGttggaatataaaataatttgtattataattgATGTGACAAATGACATCACGCTCACGCAAGcgcaattttattaattaatataaagtaACGTACT contains these protein-coding regions:
- the LOC102612797 gene encoding uncharacterized protein LOC102612797 isoform X13, giving the protein MEFNFGRIDGRTAPSRSSPSPSSQSSSYSSDDQARRGGNYSMGPDLLKNPRLLYTLQREIENEIIRHEIIAAEIERRRLPEEEARRELMIEREMAMHRAREMGLSIDDRLLMQLHTRYPWFPFSRNLGLGFGHDVLPSTPPHFSHGLWSGLDVNKKDELTMLGKPDSNICGSKQKAATPPAGSGKLPSTSSNKPKKWSCALCQVSATTERGLYVHLQGKKHKAKEKLLRDLKMFIISTSKKSTESRDSGGHEMKTKVQKESVKGNKTVVDLDQKVKGGLDGHSQRKKRKAKVARLLRGKKMYGNFTSSVSKKSTESRGGAGQKMKTKAQEESVKANKTVVGLNQKVKGGLDGHPRRKKHKAKVARLLRDKKMCSNSTSSMSKKSKESRGVGGQKMKTKVQEESVKANKTFVGLNQNVKGGLDERPQGKKHKAKVARLRDRKMCSNSTSSTSKKSTESTGVAGQKRKTKVQEESVKATESVVGLNQNVKGGLDERPQGKKHKAKVARLLRDNKMCSNSTSSTSKKSTESRGGAGQKMKTKVQEESAKATKTVVGSNQKVKGGLDEHLQGKKHKAKEEELLGAQKWTKKSTESRDIAGQEMKTKVEEKSVKANKTVVGSDQKGEGGQAQQVKLYPNLCGSKQEAATLPADSGKPCSTGSKKPMHWSCALCQVSSTSKRNLDEHLRGKKHKAKEEELLGDQKWKKKSRESRDITGQEIKTKVEEESVKANKTVVGSDQKGEGGQAQQVKPYPNLCGSNQEAATLPADSGKPCSTGSKKPMHWSCALCRVSSTSKRDLDEHLRGKKHEAKEEELLGGQKWTKKSTESIDSAGQEMKTKVEEESVKANKTVVGSDQKGEGGQAQQVKPYPNLCGSKQEAATLPADSGKPCSTGSKKPMHWSCALCQVSSTSKRDLDEHLRGKKHKAKEEELLGAQKWTKKSTESRDIAGQEMKTKVEEKSVKANKIVVGSDQKGEGGQAQQVKPYPNLCGSKQEATTLPADSGKPCSTGSKKPMHWSCALCQVSSTSKRNLDEHLRGKKHKAKEEGLEREKKHMARSNESKKNDEAVSLTTSTTIVTPLEPTEKVEDEDVVAKESNEETVDGVIENAEDEEVVVYRGRQSGPDAADSLLC
- the LOC102612797 gene encoding uncharacterized protein LOC102612797 isoform X8, whose protein sequence is MEFNFGRIDGRTAPSRSSPSPSSQSSSYSSDDQARRGGNYSMGPDLLNNPRLLYTLQREIEKEIIRHEIIAAEIERRRLPEEEASRELMIEREMAMHRAREMGLSIDDRLLMQLHTMYPWFPFSRNLGLGFGNDVLPSTLPHFSHGLWSGLDVNKKDELTMLGKPDSNICGSKQKAATPAAGSGELPSTSSNKPTKWSCALCQVSATTARGLYAHLQGKKHKAKEKLLRDLKMFIISTSKKSTESRDSGGHEMKTKVQKESVKGNKTVVDLDQKVKGGLDGHSQRKKRKAKVARLLRGKKMYGNFTSSVSKKSTESRGGAGQKMKTKAQEESVKANKTVVGLNQKVKGGLDGHPRRKKHKAKVARLLRDKKMCSNSTSSMSKKSKESRGVGGQKMKTKVQEESVKANKTFVGLNQNVKGGLDERPQGKKHKAKVARLRDRKMCSNSTSSTSKKSTESTGVAGQKRKTKVQEESVKATESVVGLNQNVKGGLDERPQGKKHKAKVARLLRDNKMCSNSTSSTSKKSTESRGGAGQKMKTKVQEESAKATKTVVGSNQKVKGGLDEHLQGKKHKAKEEELLGAQKWTKKSTESRDIAGQEMKTKVEEKSVKANKTVVGSDQKGEGGQAQQVKLYPNLCGSKQEAATLPADSGKPCSTGSKKPMHWSCALCQVSSTSKRNLDEHLRGKKHKAKEEELLGDQKWKKKSRESRDITGQEIKTKVEEESVKANKTVVGSDQKGEGGQAQQVKPYPNLCGSNQEAATLPADSGKPCSTGSKKPMHWSCALCRVSSTSKRDLDEHLRGKKHEAKEEELLGGQKWTKKSTESIDSAGQEMKTKVEEESVKANKTVVGSDQKGEGGQAQQVKPYPNLCGSKQEAATLPADSGKPCSTGSKKPMHWSCALCQVSSTSKRDLDEHLRGKKHKAKEEELLGAQKWTKKSTESRDIAGQEMKTKVEEKSVKANKIVVGSDQKGEGGQAQQVKPYPNLCGSKQEATTLPADSGKPCSTGSKKPMHWSCALCQVSSTSKRNLDEHLRGKKHKAKEEGLEREKKHMARSNESKKNDEAVSLTTSTTIVTPLEPTEKVEDEDVVAKESNEETVDGVIENAEDEEVVVYRGRQSGPDAADSLLC
- the LOC102612797 gene encoding uncharacterized protein LOC102612797 isoform X9, with amino-acid sequence MEFNFGRIDGRTAPSRSSPSPSSQSSSYSSDDQARRGGNYSMGPDLLNNPRLLYTLQREIEKEIIRHEIIAAEIERRRLPEEEVRRELMIEREMAMYRAREMGLSIDDRLLMQLYTRYLWFPFSRNLGLGFGHDVLPSTLPHFSHGLWSGLDVNNKDELTMLGKPDSNICGSKQKAATPAAGSGELPSTSSNKPTKWSCALCQVSATTARGLYAHLQGKKHKAKEKLLRDLKMFIISTSKKSTESRDSGGHEMKTKVQKESVKGNKTVVDLDQKVKGGLDGHSQRKKRKAKVARLLRGKKMYGNFTSSVSKKSTESRGGAGQKMKTKAQEESVKANKTVVGLNQKVKGGLDGHPRRKKHKAKVARLLRDKKMCSNSTSSMSKKSKESRGVGGQKMKTKVQEESVKANKTFVGLNQNVKGGLDERPQGKKHKAKVARLRDRKMCSNSTSSTSKKSTESTGVAGQKRKTKVQEESVKATESVVGLNQNVKGGLDERPQGKKHKAKVARLLRDNKMCSNSTSSTSKKSTESRGGAGQKMKTKVQEESAKATKTVVGSNQKVKGGLDEHLQGKKHKAKEEELLGAQKWTKKSTESRDIAGQEMKTKVEEKSVKANKTVVGSDQKGEGGQAQQVKLYPNLCGSKQEAATLPADSGKPCSTGSKKPMHWSCALCQVSSTSKRNLDEHLRGKKHKAKEEELLGDQKWKKKSRESRDITGQEIKTKVEEESVKANKTVVGSDQKGEGGQAQQVKPYPNLCGSNQEAATLPADSGKPCSTGSKKPMHWSCALCRVSSTSKRDLDEHLRGKKHEAKEEELLGGQKWTKKSTESIDSAGQEMKTKVEEESVKANKTVVGSDQKGEGGQAQQVKPYPNLCGSKQEAATLPADSGKPCSTGSKKPMHWSCALCQVSSTSKRDLDEHLRGKKHKAKEEELLGAQKWTKKSTESRDIAGQEMKTKVEEKSVKANKIVVGSDQKGEGGQAQQVKPYPNLCGSKQEATTLPADSGKPCSTGSKKPMHWSCALCQVSSTSKRNLDEHLRGKKHKAKEEGLEREKKHMARSNESKKNDEAVSLTTSTTIVTPLEPTEKVEDEDVVAKESNEETVDGVIENAEDEEVVVYRGRQSGPDAADSLLC